The following are encoded together in the Clostridium sp. TW13 genome:
- a CDS encoding type 2 lanthipeptide synthetase LanM family protein produces MILENKKISCEDVKAYWLSLFREFDSMEKLETLLKDMSDIDLGKAEEFIRNYNEEPKIEVDELLALEDSKLLKALDSELQDTVPFYYFHRPIINLYIDKFYNQIKSLEILEDRDLFLKNITELVATGLFEFSQRTLILEINIARMRKDLKGESKEERYDYFVYTLLNNKNYLSQLYKEYFHLYNVMVNRAELAFDFILDMLKETDKNLSRIKEEILNTKEDIKIQQIESSLGDSHNNGKTVSIIKFSNGEKVVFKPRILGLEEGFNKFLTWINKNHIDNHEKLYIMKIINGEKYGWTEFISYDQCNDTEEVKDFYFNIGRLLGILYSLNAKDIHHENIIAMGKHPVIIDLEALFHSSVVLMEQEFFCSHEVAYEIIDSSVYSIGFLPQKISGISDETELTVDVSGLSAVEDQVSPFKFLQLKNFHTDELKLEEGYGVITVQNNNPKINGKLQKSEDYLDYIRQGFISIYKFMLENKNEVIRVVENTFKGKKNRFILRPTYLYGQLIKTSHHPDFFRDKIHREILLHRLGINIEKKFKKIVSSEIHDILMGDVPYFYSYIDSNRIHNSMDEDINLELDKSPMDKVLSKISHFSNKDMNMQLNFIDMSFIAKNTNSNKDLTPIKFSDNTEAVDLPKQRYLELAQTIGDYILERSIVGESKEGKDRTWISTVLEGREEGTWSLSPVGDNLYDGNVGIALFLGQLGSLVLDYKYINTAMEAMESSIKTIKRLDGSIPYLTGPFNGATGCFYALSKFYKNTRDKRALDVIKENISILYKLIDGDKSLDVIGGAAGAIGVLLSIYKDTQDEDLKHTVLDLAMANYKHLKKNAVEYFGDSVAWGSGGIYVPSTGFAHGNAGIAAYLGKLWSITKDEEIKDLIVKALNYERHLYLPQQKNWKSSHTKDRAALAWCHGAPGILLSRLMLKEAGYHDDYIDEEIENAMDTTINKCFGNNPCYCHGDIGNLSILQYAAKVLKDENLKNRCENTFKEMFELLIKPRWNKGVYCGTEAMGLMIGLAGFGYALINKYDENLVPPVLWFE; encoded by the coding sequence ATGATTTTAGAAAATAAGAAAATAAGCTGTGAGGATGTTAAAGCATATTGGTTAAGTCTTTTTAGAGAGTTTGACTCTATGGAAAAATTGGAGACCTTATTAAAGGACATGTCAGACATAGATTTAGGGAAGGCTGAGGAGTTTATAAGAAATTATAATGAGGAACCAAAAATAGAAGTGGATGAGCTTTTAGCTTTGGAGGATTCTAAGCTTTTAAAGGCTTTAGATTCAGAGCTTCAAGACACAGTTCCTTTTTACTATTTTCACAGACCTATTATAAATCTTTACATAGATAAGTTTTATAATCAGATAAAAAGCTTAGAGATTTTAGAAGATAGAGATTTGTTCCTTAAGAACATTACAGAGCTTGTGGCTACAGGCTTGTTTGAGTTCTCTCAAAGAACCTTGATTCTTGAGATTAACATAGCAAGAATGAGGAAGGACTTAAAGGGGGAAAGCAAGGAGGAAAGATATGATTACTTTGTTTATACCTTGCTAAACAACAAGAATTACCTAAGCCAGTTATATAAGGAGTATTTTCATTTGTATAACGTGATGGTTAACAGGGCAGAGCTTGCCTTTGACTTTATCTTAGATATGCTTAAGGAAACAGATAAGAACCTTTCTAGAATCAAAGAAGAAATCTTAAACACCAAGGAAGATATTAAGATTCAGCAAATAGAGTCTTCCTTAGGGGACAGTCATAACAATGGAAAAACCGTATCTATAATAAAATTCTCAAACGGTGAGAAGGTTGTTTTCAAGCCAAGGATTTTAGGGCTTGAGGAAGGTTTTAATAAGTTTTTAACTTGGATAAATAAAAATCACATAGATAATCATGAGAAGCTTTATATAATGAAGATTATAAATGGAGAAAAGTACGGCTGGACTGAGTTTATAAGCTATGATCAGTGTAATGACACTGAGGAAGTTAAGGATTTTTACTTTAATATAGGAAGGCTTTTAGGGATTCTTTACAGTTTAAATGCTAAGGACATTCATCATGAAAACATAATTGCCATGGGGAAACACCCTGTGATTATAGACCTTGAGGCACTTTTCCATTCTTCTGTGGTACTTATGGAACAAGAATTCTTTTGCTCTCATGAGGTGGCTTATGAGATTATAGATTCTTCAGTATATTCCATAGGATTTTTGCCTCAAAAAATCAGCGGTATTTCTGATGAAACAGAGCTTACAGTGGATGTTAGTGGTTTAAGTGCAGTGGAGGATCAGGTCTCACCTTTCAAGTTCTTGCAGCTTAAGAACTTTCACACTGATGAGCTTAAGCTTGAGGAAGGCTATGGAGTTATAACCGTTCAAAATAATAATCCAAAGATTAACGGAAAGCTTCAAAAGTCTGAGGATTATCTTGATTATATAAGACAGGGCTTCATTTCAATTTATAAGTTTATGCTAGAGAATAAAAATGAAGTTATAAGAGTTGTAGAAAATACTTTCAAAGGAAAGAAAAATAGATTTATTCTAAGACCTACTTATTTGTATGGCCAGCTTATAAAAACTAGCCATCATCCAGATTTCTTTAGGGATAAGATTCACAGAGAAATTCTTCTTCATAGGCTTGGAATAAATATAGAGAAGAAATTTAAGAAGATTGTGTCTTCAGAAATTCATGACATATTAATGGGGGATGTCCCTTATTTTTACTCATATATAGATTCTAATAGAATTCATAATTCAATGGATGAGGATATAAACCTAGAGCTTGATAAGAGCCCAATGGATAAGGTTTTATCAAAGATTTCACACTTTAGCAATAAGGATATGAATATGCAGCTTAACTTTATAGATATGTCCTTTATTGCAAAGAACACTAATAGTAACAAGGATTTGACTCCTATTAAATTCTCAGATAACACTGAGGCTGTGGATTTACCAAAGCAAAGATATTTAGAGCTTGCACAAACCATAGGGGATTATATTCTTGAGAGAAGCATTGTGGGAGAAAGCAAGGAAGGAAAGGACAGAACCTGGATAAGCACAGTTTTAGAAGGCAGGGAGGAAGGAACCTGGTCACTAAGTCCTGTGGGAGATAATTTATACGATGGAAATGTAGGTATAGCCTTATTTTTAGGGCAGTTAGGTTCTTTAGTTTTGGATTATAAATATATAAATACAGCCATGGAGGCTATGGAGTCTTCCATAAAGACCATAAAGAGATTAGATGGCAGCATACCATACTTAACAGGGCCTTTTAATGGGGCTACAGGCTGCTTTTATGCCTTGTCAAAGTTTTATAAGAACACAAGAGATAAGAGAGCTTTGGATGTAATTAAGGAAAATATCTCAATTCTTTATAAGTTAATAGATGGAGATAAATCTTTGGATGTTATTGGTGGAGCTGCAGGAGCCATTGGAGTGCTTTTAAGTATCTACAAGGATACTCAGGATGAGGATTTAAAACATACAGTTTTAGATCTTGCAATGGCAAATTATAAGCATTTAAAGAAAAATGCAGTAGAGTATTTTGGAGATTCTGTAGCCTGGGGTTCAGGTGGAATTTATGTACCTTCCACTGGTTTTGCTCATGGCAACGCTGGTATTGCAGCTTACCTTGGAAAGCTTTGGAGCATAACAAAGGATGAGGAGATAAAAGATTTAATTGTTAAGGCTCTAAACTATGAAAGACATTTATATTTGCCACAGCAGAAGAACTGGAAATCTTCACATACAAAGGACAGAGCAGCTCTTGCTTGGTGTCATGGTGCTCCTGGTATTTTACTAAGCAGACTAATGCTAAAGGAAGCTGGATATCACGATGATTATATAGATGAAGAAATTGAAAATGCTATGGACACTACCATAAACAAGTGCTTTGGAAACAACCCTTGTTACTGCCATGGAGATATAGGAAACCTATCAATTCTTCAATATGCAGCCAAGGTTTTAAAGGATGAAAACTTAAAAAATAGGTGTGAAAATACCTTTAAGGAAATGTTTGAATTGCTTATAAAGCCACGCTGGAACAAAGGTGTTTACTGTGGAACTGAAGCCATGGGACTTATGATTGGCCTTGCAGGCTTTGGCTACGCCTTAATAAATAAGTATGATGAAAATTTAGTACCACCAGTACTATGGTTTGAATAA
- a CDS encoding ABC transporter ATP-binding protein, giving the protein MTKVLELEKISKEFNNQKALDKVSFTLNKGEIVGLVGPNGAGKTTLMRIIVGLTKRYEGKVRFQGERSIGCVIETPSFYPYMTGFENLKYFAELNGVRDKQKVLKTAELLGLSDALKKKVKGYSLGMRQRLGIAQALLSDPELLILDEPTNGLDPTGIHELREYIKNIAKERNITVLISSHILSELEKLCNKAIIIKNGAIIDTIDLTKDKATAVSEVAIEVEDTLETSKVLRNNNITVKKLEDSKVYVDADKDFIPVIMELLVKNHIKFYSVKEEVKTLEDTFLDLMNENKIS; this is encoded by the coding sequence ATGACAAAGGTTTTAGAATTAGAAAAAATATCGAAAGAATTTAATAACCAAAAGGCGTTAGATAAGGTATCTTTTACCCTTAACAAAGGAGAAATAGTGGGACTTGTTGGACCTAACGGTGCAGGAAAGACCACTCTTATGAGAATAATAGTAGGGCTTACAAAAAGGTATGAAGGAAAGGTTAGGTTTCAAGGAGAAAGATCCATTGGCTGTGTTATAGAAACACCAAGCTTCTATCCCTACATGACAGGCTTTGAAAACTTAAAGTATTTTGCAGAGCTTAATGGGGTTCGTGACAAACAAAAGGTGCTTAAAACTGCAGAACTTTTGGGCCTTTCAGATGCTTTAAAGAAGAAGGTTAAAGGATATTCTTTAGGAATGAGACAAAGACTTGGCATAGCTCAAGCCCTTCTTTCAGATCCAGAGCTTTTAATTTTAGATGAGCCTACCAACGGCCTTGACCCAACAGGTATTCATGAACTTCGTGAGTACATTAAAAACATAGCAAAGGAAAGAAACATAACAGTTTTAATCTCTAGCCACATCCTATCAGAGCTAGAGAAGCTTTGTAACAAAGCTATAATCATAAAAAATGGAGCCATAATAGACACCATTGATTTAACAAAGGATAAAGCTACAGCTGTAAGCGAAGTGGCTATAGAAGTTGAAGATACTCTTGAAACTTCAAAGGTACTTAGGAATAATAATATTACTGTAAAGAAGCTTGAAGACTCTAAGGTTTATGTGGATGCAGATAAGGATTTCATCCCAGTTATCATGGAACTTTTGGTTAAAAACCATATAAAGTTCTACAGCGTTAAAGAAGAAGTGAAGACACTAGAAGACACCTTCCTAGATTTAATGAACGAAAATAAAATAAGCTAA